ACGTTGCAACTTTCCGTTGATGCCCGGCCTTTCGCCAAAGTTAGTGACGGTAGCCCAGATGAAAGGAGTTCCCTCGTAGCCTTTGCGAGTCTCCCAGTTGTTGGTGTTTTCACCGAATAATTCCTGCACCAGTACGTAGCGTTTATCCAGTTTTTCAAGCAGCCCCGGCTTCGGGTTGTCCTGCCAGCCTTGCAACACCCAGATAGATTCCGGGAAGTATTTCTGCATTGTTTTCTGTATAGCCCGGCCTGCGTCTCCCAACGCTACACCGTCCGTTGCTCCGCCTTCGTGAAAAGGGTCGCCGGAGAAGAAACGGATATCCGAACCATACAAACGACGGGTTTCTTCATAAAATATTCCGGCTATACGGTCGAATTCAGGATCCATCGGGTCGAGAATATCCGGCCTTGTGAAAGCTCCCCAAGTACCTTGGGGAATGATATGTGCCTTACTTTTGTTTTTCAGATTGCTCGGCACCATTCCGTAGAATCCGGGCATCAACGGTTCGATGCCCAGTGACTTCATGCGTTTCAGCATTTTCTGTACGAGTTTCTTCCGGCTGTCTATCTGCGACTGGGGCATAGGTCCGCCCCATCCTTCAATATTTCCCATCAGCCACCAGGCATTATAGGCAGGTCCGGTGATAAAGTCGGCAATCTCCTTTTCAGAGTAGTTCATCCGACGGAGCGTGTTCTGCCAGACAGCTTCCGAACCGTTGGCTACAAGCATCAGGTTAACGCCGTTGAGCGCCATCCAGTCAAGCTCCCACTGCCAGTCATCCCAGTCGTAGAAACTCATGGTATAATTAAAGGTACAGTAATTCAGCGCATAGCGATATATAGATGAGGTTTTGACTGTTACGGGTTGGTCAATGACCGGAAGCTCTGTTACGGGGGCGAGCTGGTCACCAAGATGCGACATACTGCGATGGCAGTAATACTTCAAGTACCAGTTGACACCGACTGCCGCCGCATTTGCGTCGGTAGCCTGAACCAGTAGTTTCTTATTAACTGTCTGCAATGTGAAGCAACCGCCGTCCGAAGAAGGCATTGCCTTGAACTGAATATGTTTGCCCAGCCACGGAGCACGACGGGATACGAGCTCCCGTACGCCGTCGAACGGAGCGGCACAGGTATGGGCTGCCGTACACAGCAACACAAAAAGAATAACCAGAGAGTGTTTCAGTATTTTCATGGTTTGTATATTTGAACGGGTGAAAGGGCGGATACTTTATTGATCGGCACCTATATTAATATGATGAATCTCGCAACGCTTGTCACCGTCGATGTCGAACATCCCATTGACATACCCCTGATATACAAGGCCTGTGCCGATGGCCGGCGAAGCGGATTTCAAGTGTAAGTCCGGTTGTTGCGTACGGGTGCTTTTCAGCAGCGGGTCTACATTGAATACCGATGTCCGGTCGCCGCAGGCGGCTTGCCAGGCGGAAAAGTCGGTGTATTCTTTGCCGTCCCACATCCATTTATGGTTCTTCTTGTTCGGTGAGAAATAGATATTGCCGCCGATAAAATTATTCTTTCCCGAGGTGGTGTATTTGCGGATAAAGATGTCCCTGTCTGACAGGGCATAAATGATATTGTTGGCTATTACATTCTCTTCGCACAACTCGGACAGGCGAATTTCGCCTTCACTGCTGTTGTCGCGGTCGTTTACCTTCAGGTAGTTGTTCGTGCCGTCCAGTTGTCCGCCTTTCAGGTTGTTGTTGAACAGGGTGTTGTTCACCACATAGCAACTTTTGGTGCTTAGGCCGTCGAAACCGAGATAGGCTCCCATATAGATGCCGGTGCGGAAGTTGTTGTACACGAAATTGTTGCGTACGATGCAGTCCTTGGTTTGCAGTTTATAGCTTTCGCTGCACAGCCCGATTCCCCGGTCACATTCAAAGACTTCATTCTGTTCTACAATCGTATTTCCGTTGCCACACAGGTAGATACCAATCGCTCCGCCATTGGATACGGACTGGCTCCAATAGTCCTGTGACTTTTCGTGTGTACAGCGATATACTTTATTACGGCGCACTATTCCGTTACGCGCATAGTTGACCGAAATATCGCCATGAGGGTTCAGATTATCTCCGCCCGCGATAATGATACCGATGTTTTCCACATCATGCACTTCATTATCCTGAATCGTGAAATCGACTACGTTGCCTGCCAGTGTAAAGGCTTCGCTTGTGCCGCTATGAATCTCGAATATCTCGCATTTTTCTATCAGCAGATTACGAATCGGGGTGTTGTCGTTATTGCCTAACACCAGGATGGCATGCGCGCTGCGCCAGTCACCTTTGGCATCGACCAGCGGGCAATCATTCTTTATGTCGTACACTTTGCATCCCCTGAAAGTGATATTGCCGGAAGTGCCGCTTATATAGATACCTTCCGGGTCGGTGTTGTTCTCCGAATCATGGGCATGGCAGATATGCAGGTTTTCGAATTGCATATAGTCGATGTTGTTTATCTGTACCAGAGCATTCCCCCACCCTTTGATATACAGGTCGGAGCCGTCTATCCTGGCTGTCTCGCCGGGATAACTTTTCAATGTTATCATCTTGCCGGGCTTTCCCGAACGTGTGGGGACGACAAATTCGCCGTATGAGCCTTCACGCAGGAAAACGGTATCGCCGGGGTTGACACGTTGCAGTGCATTGGCTATCGTCTTGAGTGGTTTTCTTTTACTTCCATTATTCGCGTCGTTACCGGTCGGGGCTACATACCAATGGGCAGGGGTAGCTCCGCACGCCAACAAGCTAAATAGAAGAAAGCTGATGAGCGAGCAAAAACTTTTTCTCATTTCTATTTTGCTTTTAATTGAAAATCATTGAGTTTATCTATTTCATTGTGTTATTACTGATCGGCACCTATGCTGATCGTCGTTCCGCTAAAACGTACGTCACCGTCAATATCATAGTTGCCAACAAAATAGGCAGCTATAAAATGGCCTTTTCCCTTTGCGGGCGAACCCGGCTGCAAGTGCAGGTTCGGATTGGGCAGACTGGGGCTCTGCAACAAAGGATCGGCATTATAGACTGAGTTTTCATCACCGCTGGCTTTCTGCCATGCTGTGAAACTCGTGTATTCGACGCCGTCCCAAAACCATTTGTGATTGGCGGTAGTCGGAGAATAATAGAGGTTGTATCCTATTTTATTCTTGCTGCCGGACTTGGTGTACTTACGGACGAAAATATCCCTGTCGGTCACTGTGTAAATGAGGTTGTTCATAATTGTATTGTTGGTACAATTCTCCGCCAGGCGGATTTCACCTTCACTGTCCTTTTCGTCATTGATGTTCGCTGAATTATTGCTTCCGTTCAGTGCGCCGCCAACCAGGTTATTGTGGTAGAGGGTGTTGTTTACTACATAGCATCCGGACGTACCACCTATGGTATAGCCGATATAATCACCCAGATAAATGCCTGTACGATAGTTGTTGTAAACAAAGTTATTACGCACGATACAGTCTTTGGTTGCCAGTACATCGCTCTCGCTTATCAGGCCGATGGCACGGTCGCACTCCCATACGATATTCTGCTCGATGACGGTGCTTGCACCTCCGCAGACATATATTCCGATGGCTCCATAGGCAGCGGGATTATTATAAACACCTTCCCAAAAATCCTTTGAAACCTGGTGGGAACATCTATACACCTTGTTGCGTCTCACTACTCCGTTACGTGCATAATTCACGGATATATCGCCGCCCGCGTTCAGGTTATCCCCACCCGCCACGATGATTCCGATATTTTCCACATCATGCACTTCACAATCCTGTATGGTGAAACCATCCACATTTCCGGCGATAGTCA
The DNA window shown above is from Bacteroides faecium and carries:
- a CDS encoding alpha-N-acetylglucosaminidase, which translates into the protein MKILKHSLVILFVLLCTAAHTCAAPFDGVRELVSRRAPWLGKHIQFKAMPSSDGGCFTLQTVNKKLLVQATDANAAAVGVNWYLKYYCHRSMSHLGDQLAPVTELPVIDQPVTVKTSSIYRYALNYCTFNYTMSFYDWDDWQWELDWMALNGVNLMLVANGSEAVWQNTLRRMNYSEKEIADFITGPAYNAWWLMGNIEGWGGPMPQSQIDSRKKLVQKMLKRMKSLGIEPLMPGFYGMVPSNLKNKSKAHIIPQGTWGAFTRPDILDPMDPEFDRIAGIFYEETRRLYGSDIRFFSGDPFHEGGATDGVALGDAGRAIQKTMQKYFPESIWVLQGWQDNPKPGLLEKLDKRYVLVQELFGENTNNWETRKGYEGTPFIWATVTNFGERPGINGKLQRFADEVHRASNGEYASYMKGVGILPEGINNNPITYELLLELVWHKDRVDVDQWVESYITARYGRITDDIRTAWKMMLKSIYSSEIGYQEGPPENILCARPALELKSVSSWGRLAKKYDTELYRKAALLFAKAMPQFSDVRTYRIDLIHFLRQVIANDADSVFNAIMTAYQEKDTEKFEKQVSRFLEMIDTENELLAQDPFFRLSTWQQQAKDAGNTAVEKKNNFHNLMMLVTYWGEHIPAEDNLHDYAYKEWAGMMNTYYKDRWMVYFDYQRALLRGETAQAPDYFHWEREWVEKNLHMADDAPRMSLTEIVNKITR
- a CDS encoding right-handed parallel beta-helix repeat-containing protein, giving the protein MRKSFCSLISFLLFSLLACGATPAHWYVAPTGNDANNGSKRKPLKTIANALQRVNPGDTVFLREGSYGEFVVPTRSGKPGKMITLKSYPGETARIDGSDLYIKGWGNALVQINNIDYMQFENLHICHAHDSENNTDPEGIYISGTSGNITFRGCKVYDIKNDCPLVDAKGDWRSAHAILVLGNNDNTPIRNLLIEKCEIFEIHSGTSEAFTLAGNVVDFTIQDNEVHDVENIGIIIAGGDNLNPHGDISVNYARNGIVRRNKVYRCTHEKSQDYWSQSVSNGGAIGIYLCGNGNTIVEQNEVFECDRGIGLCSESYKLQTKDCIVRNNFVYNNFRTGIYMGAYLGFDGLSTKSCYVVNNTLFNNNLKGGQLDGTNNYLKVNDRDNSSEGEIRLSELCEENVIANNIIYALSDRDIFIRKYTTSGKNNFIGGNIYFSPNKKNHKWMWDGKEYTDFSAWQAACGDRTSVFNVDPLLKSTRTQQPDLHLKSASPAIGTGLVYQGYVNGMFDIDGDKRCEIHHINIGADQ
- a CDS encoding right-handed parallel beta-helix repeat-containing protein produces the protein MRKKMILMAFALFIGLSACGNDDKELTGEPGNEQGSNGGDDPNNPGDPSGSEPVSWYVATTGNDANSGTVESPLKSISKALLRVNPGDTIFLREGAYHEFVTPTRSGKKGKLVTVKSYPGEMAKIDGTGLTIKGWFSALVQLKSVQYMTFENLHICDATNSDVNTDPEGVYINGVSRDITFRNCKIYNIKNTCLAGHNNGDWRSAHAFLVIGDDNGTPIRNLTIEKCEIYDIHTGTSETLTIAGNVDGFTIQDCEVHDVENIGIIVAGGDNLNAGGDISVNYARNGVVRRNKVYRCSHQVSKDFWEGVYNNPAAYGAIGIYVCGGASTVIEQNIVWECDRAIGLISESDVLATKDCIVRNNFVYNNYRTGIYLGDYIGYTIGGTSGCYVVNNTLYHNNLVGGALNGSNNSANINDEKDSEGEIRLAENCTNNTIMNNLIYTVTDRDIFVRKYTKSGSKNKIGYNLYYSPTTANHKWFWDGVEYTSFTAWQKASGDENSVYNADPLLQSPSLPNPNLHLQPGSPAKGKGHFIAAYFVGNYDIDGDVRFSGTTISIGADQ